A single genomic interval of Helianthus annuus cultivar XRQ/B chromosome 6, HanXRQr2.0-SUNRISE, whole genome shotgun sequence harbors:
- the LOC110944669 gene encoding uncharacterized protein LOC110944669, with protein MSNLAKLEFMTLDITGKNYLSRALDAEIHLNANNLGDTIKEGNKTSTQDKAKEMIFLRHHIHESLKNEYLTIKDLLVLWTNLKERYDRQKTVILPRARYEWINLRLQDFQSISEYNSAIFRITSQLILCGENITDKEMLEKTFSTFHASNIVLQQQYRERGFTKYSDLISCLLVAEQNNELLMKNHETRPVGTTPFPEVNVATYNDQSGSHGRGRGYQRGCDHGRGRGRGHGRGRGRAYARGNYHGVQFKNRRTHQKLHDNKKKSNDERGKKKSGTSSNACYRCGGNNHWAGTCRTARHLVELYQHSIKDRQKGIETNFTYEYGNVDVPSGEKDHTNATNLDYDDFLIEQANLDSGDIMADTNQLDACNFPYA; from the coding sequence ATGTCGAATCTTGCAAAGCTTGAGTTTATGACTTTAGACATCACTGGAAAAAATTATTTGTCACGGGCTTTGGATGCTGAAATCCATCTAAATGCCAATAACCTTGGGGATACAATTAAAGAAGGAAATAAAACGAGTACCCAAGATAAAGCAAAGGAAATGATTTTCTTACGCCACCATATTCATGAGTCATTGAAAAATGAATATCTCACTATCAAAGATCTACTCGTCCTATGGACCAATTTAAAAGAAAGGTATGACCGTCAGAAAACAGTAATATTACCAAGAGCTCGTTATGAATGGATTAATTTAAGGTTGCAAGACTTTCAGTCTATAAGTGAGTATAACTCAGCAATATTTAGAATCACGTCACAATTAATTCTATGTGGTGAAAATATTACTGATAAGGAGATGTTGGAAAAAACATTCTCCACCTTTCACGCCTCAAACATTGTCTTGCAACAACAATATCGTGAAAGGGGCTTCACCAAATACAGTGacttaatatcatgtttgctTGTGGCTGAGCAAAATAATGAGCTACTAATGAAAAACCATGAAACTCGTCCGGTTGGTACAACCCCATTCCCAGAAGTGAATGTGGCAACATATAATGACCAAAGTGGAAGTCATGGACGTGGTCGTGGCTATCAACGTGGGTGTGATCAtggtcgtggtcgtggtcgtggtcATGGACGTGGTCGTGGACGTGCATATGCTCGGGGGAATTATCATGGTGTTCAATTCAAAAATAGAAGAACCCACCAGAAGTTGCATGATAATAAAAAGAAATCCAATGATGAAAGAGGTAAAAAGAAAAGTGGAACCTCATCTAATGCATGCTATCGATGTGGTGGTAACAACCACTGGGCTGGTACATGTCGTACAGCCAGACACTTAGTAGAGCTTTACCAACACTCTATAAAAGACAGACAAAAAGGAATAGAGACAAATTTCACATATGAATATGGAAATGTTGATGTCCCAAGTGGTGAAAAGGACCATACTAATGCAACTAATCTGGATTATGATGATTTCCTTATCGAGCAAGCAAATTTGGATTCTGGTGATATCATGGCTGATACAAACCAGTTGGATGCTTGCAATTTTCCTTATGCATGa